In one window of Carassius carassius chromosome 38, fCarCar2.1, whole genome shotgun sequence DNA:
- the LOC132119661 gene encoding EF-hand and coiled-coil domain-containing protein 1-like, with amino-acid sequence MQVSRIRAARKSEWLKCALAHYFSPESDPYVENEIVVLATGLDQYLQEVFHHLAFYNGDIVSNEDFRSLCLILGFPASAETENVTSEHRDICDGLPRLLNFKEFHARLCGFFSLKAQEGQKGVRLPVSEETEHIEREIRLRCPRVRRRKCVSFDLSADQQIRKGSVRSPAASQNPDPLQSSAAEAKKNTVDINPQRRWQDQLVLENASLRELVEDLRSALQSSDARCLALEVALRRRDMPSQNTAETQNCKTKTQQSKHMEWDSRRSTKDLLRELELIRASRDGQLEEAMRFNQRLEEELMAAYGEISRMQEMLDSVRTENTRIKKRTEEVRESLAAGLQGVRALEEQAQRAQSLESQLEKFRAQCTCAKLNMNKTEILAEPYGSGFPSPTSHDDGRREEDLQRSVEGCAASDEEEEERGMDEGQCCHLQVKQLINRLHYCAKGCQKAAICNWLVSQSSAHSKEPKARVWIPQVDDRRNEAGNMKQKEVESLKVYPSPLEERLTDTLTLLLQIPHKRVSRRILGKILVNTLDLCTRKSHDCTLVVQVVDTLCGQLLSSDLLDGGEEVSVGSRPSVTSGHQNTSKPLLMSC; translated from the exons ATGCAGGTCTCGCGGATCCGCGCGGCGCGTAAAAGCGAGTGGCTCAAATGCGCGCTCGCGCACTACTTCAGCCCAGAATCAGATCCCTACGTGGAAAACGAGATCGTGGTTTTGGCCACCGGTTTGGACCAGTACCTCCAGGAGGTGTTTCATCACCTCGCCTTTTACAACGGCGATATCGTTTCGAATGAGGACTTTAGGAGTCTGTGTTTGATTTTGGGATTCCCCGCGAGCGCGGAGACTGAGAACGTCACCTCAGAGCACCGGGACATTTGCGATGGACTTCCTCGTCTGCTTAACTTTAAAGAATTCCACGCACGACTATGTGGATTTTTCTCGCTAAAAGCGCAGGAAGGGCAGAAGGGAGTTCGACTTCCGGTCAGTGAGGAGACCGAGCACATCGAGCGCGAGATCAGACTCCGGTGTCCCCGCGTCCGGAGGAGAAAGTGCGTCAGTTTTGATCTGTCTGCCGACCAACAGATCCGGAAGGGGTCAGTGAGGAGTCCAGCAGCATCTCAGAATCCGGATCCTCTGCAGAGTTCTGCTGCGGAAGCCAAGAAAAACACAG TGGATATTAACCCTCAGAGAAGATGGCAGGATCAACTAGTGCTGGAGAACGCCAGTCTGAGGGAGCTGGTGGAGGATCTGCGTTCAGCCCTCCAGAGCAGCGACGCGCGGTGCTTGGCACTGGAGGTCGCGTTACGCCGAAGAGACATGCCGTCCCAAAATACTGCTGAAACCcaaaactgcaaaacaaaaacacagcagtCCAAACACATGGAATGGGACTCCAGAAGAAGCACTAAAGACCTTCTACGAGAGCTGGAACTGATCCGTGCTTCACGTGATGGACAGCTAGAGGAAGCCATGAGGTTTAACCAGAGGTTAGAGGAAGAGCTGATGGCGGCTTATGGAGAGATTAGCAGGATGCAGGAGATGCTGGACAGCGTCCGGACTGAAAACACACGGATTAAGAAGAGGACTGAAGAGGTCAGAGAGTCACTGGCCGCAGGGCTGCAGGGGGTGAGGGCCTTAGAAGAGCAGGCTCAACGAGCTCAGAGTCTGGAGAGCCAGCTGGAGAAGTTCAG GGCCCAGTGCACCTGTGCAAAGCTAAATATGAACAAAACCGAAATACTAGCTGAACCATATGGGTCTGGATTCCCCTCCCCAACCAGTCATGATGATGGCAGAAGAG AAGAAGACCTGCAGAGGTCAGTAGAGGGTTGTGCAGCATccgatgaggaagaggaggagaggggCATGGATGAAGGACAATGCTGCCACCTGCAGGTGAAACAGCTAATCAACCGATTACACTACTGTGCCAAAGG GTGTCAGAAAGCTGCTATCTGTAACTGGCTTGTCTCTCAGAGCTCCGCTCACAGCAAAGAACCTAAAGCACGTGTGTGGATTCCTCAAGTGGATGATAGGAGAAATGAAGCAGGAAAT ATGAAGCAGAAAGAGGTAGAGAGTTTGAAAGTTTATCCTTCACCGCTGGAGGAGAGACTGACTGACACGCTCACATTACTGCTGCAGATCCCACATAAA agagtcTCTCGCAGGATCTTGGGAAAAATACTGGTCAACACACTAGATCTGTGTACTAGAAAAAGCCACG ACTGCACTCTGGTGGTTCAGGTGGTGGACACACTGTGTGGGCAGCTTCTCTCCAGTGACCTCCTGGATGGAGGAGAGGAGGTCAGCGTTGGGTCACGACCTTCTGTGACCTCAGGTCACCAGAACACGTCCAAACCCCTTCTGATGTCCTGCTGA